In Crassostrea angulata isolate pt1a10 chromosome 6, ASM2561291v2, whole genome shotgun sequence, a genomic segment contains:
- the LOC128187713 gene encoding 26S proteasome regulatory subunit 7 isoform X1, giving the protein MPDHLGADQRKTKEDKEEDKPIQALDEGDIALLKTYGVGQYSKAIKSVEEDIQNGVKKVNELAGIKESDTGLAPPALWDLAADKQTLQNEQPLQVARCTKIINADSDDPKYIINVKQFAKFVVDLGDQVAPTDIEEGMRVGVDRNKYQIHIPLPPKIDPSVTMMQVEEKPDVTYSDVGGCKEQIEKLREVVETPLLHPERFVNLGIEPPKGVLLFGPPGTGKTLCARAVANRTDACFIRVIGSELVQKYVGEGARMVRELFEMARNKKACIIFFDEIDAVGGARFDDGAGGDNEVQRTMLELINQLDGFDPRGNIKVLMATNRPDTLDPALMRPGRLDRKIEFGLPDLEGRSHIFKIHARSMSVEKDIRYELLARLCPNSTGAEIRSVCTEAGMFAIRARRKMATEKDFLEAVNKVIKAYAKFSSTPRYMTYN; this is encoded by the exons caTTGGATGAAGGGGATATTGCCTTGTTAAAAACATAT GGTGTTGGTCAGTACAGTAAAGCCATTAAAAGTGTTGAAGAAGACATTCAAAATGGAGTCAAGAAAGTAAATGAGTTGGCAG GAATCAAGGAGTCTGACACAGGGTTAGCTCCCCCTGCATTGTGGGATTTGGCTGCAGACAAACAGACACTTCAAA ACGAACAGCCTCTGCAAGTAGCAAGGTGTACTAAGATCATTAACGCTGATTCCGACGACCCTAAATACATTATCAATGTCAAACAATTTGCCAAGTTTGTGGTGGACTTGGGAGACCAGGTGGCCCCCACCGACATAGAGGAGGGGATGAGAGTGGG GGTTGACAGAAACAAATACCAGATTCATATTCCCTTGCCCCCAAAGATCGACCCCTCAGTGACCATGATGCAGGTAGAGGAGAAGCCGGACGTGACGTACAGTGACGTTGGAGGGTGTAAGGAACAGATCGAAAAGTTACGCGAAGTGGTGGAGACCCCTCTCCTACAT CCCGAGCGTTTTGTGAACCTTGGTATCGAGCCTCCGAAAGGAGTCCTGTTGTTTGGACCTCCGGGGACTGGAAAAACACTCTGTGCCCGAGCAGTGGCAAATAGAACAGATGCCTGCTTCATTCGTGTGATTGGATCGGAATTGGTGCAAAAATATGTTGGCGAG GGCGCCCGAATGGTACGAGAACTGTTTGAAATGGCCAGAAATAAGAAAGCTTgtattattttctttgatgaaattGATGCAGTTGGAG GTGCCCGCTTTGACGATGGAGCAGGTGGAGATAACGAAGTCCAGAGGACAATGTTGGAGCTAATTAACCAACTTGACGGCTTTGACCCCCGCGGTAACATCAAAGTTTTGATGGCCACCAACAGACCCGACACCTTAGACCCTGCTCTGATGAGGCCGGGGCGTCTTGACAGGAAAATCGAGTTCGGCCTCCCAGACTTGGAG GGAAGATCTCACATTTTTAAGATCCATGCAAGGTCAATGAGTGTTGAAAAAGACATCCGATATGAATTACTGGCAAGACTTTGTCCCAACAGCACAG GTGCGGAAATTCGAAGTGTATGCACAGAAGCTGGAATGTTTGCCATCAGAGCACGAAGGAAAATGGCAACTGAAAAAGACTTTTTGGAAGCTGTCAACAAAGTGATTAAGGCTTACGCTAAATTCAGTTCTACACCCCGATACATGACctacaattaa